A DNA window from Legionella sp. MW5194 contains the following coding sequences:
- a CDS encoding lipoprotein-releasing ABC transporter permease subunit has protein sequence MFKPLAFYIGLRYTRAKKRNHFVSFISLSSMLGIALGVMVLITVLSVMNGFDEEIHKRFFGMAPEITVSGLDGKISNWQALDKKLMTFPDVKAVAPYVGAQGLLTHDGQVLPIVLTGVLPEKEQAVTHLKEKMLAGELADLKHFGLILGRGLADSLGLMIGDKVTIMIPQATVTPAGMIPRFKRFTVVGVFSAGTGFNFDTKLAFINLGDAQKLLQLGDQVSGVKMKIKEIYKAPELSHEISKRLGDGYEVGNWTEQFGPFFQAVKMEKTMMFLILLLIIAVAAFNLVSSLVMVVNDKQAEIAILRTIGATPSMILKIFIVQGLMVGVVGTLLGLIGGIILASNATAIVNHLQSLFHVQVLSSSIYFVDYLPSKIMWVDLVQICGLALLMSFIATIYPAWRASRTVIAEALHYE, from the coding sequence ATGTTCAAACCATTGGCATTTTATATCGGGTTGCGATATACCCGGGCAAAAAAGAGAAATCATTTTGTGTCGTTTATTTCGTTAAGCTCCATGCTTGGAATTGCCCTGGGGGTGATGGTTTTAATCACGGTTTTATCGGTGATGAATGGGTTTGATGAAGAAATCCATAAACGTTTTTTTGGTATGGCCCCTGAGATTACCGTCAGCGGGCTCGATGGCAAAATCAGTAACTGGCAGGCCCTCGATAAAAAACTGATGACTTTCCCGGATGTAAAAGCGGTGGCCCCTTACGTTGGTGCTCAGGGCCTGTTGACGCATGACGGCCAGGTTCTTCCCATTGTATTAACCGGGGTATTGCCTGAAAAAGAACAGGCAGTGACCCACCTTAAGGAAAAAATGCTGGCAGGGGAGCTCGCTGATTTAAAGCATTTTGGTTTAATCCTTGGGCGGGGGCTTGCGGACAGTCTGGGCTTGATGATTGGCGATAAGGTAACCATCATGATTCCTCAGGCGACGGTGACGCCCGCGGGAATGATTCCCCGTTTTAAACGCTTTACGGTAGTCGGGGTTTTTTCGGCCGGAACTGGATTTAATTTCGATACCAAGCTCGCCTTCATTAACCTTGGCGATGCCCAGAAATTGCTGCAATTGGGCGACCAGGTCAGCGGCGTGAAAATGAAAATCAAGGAAATTTATAAGGCACCGGAATTATCTCATGAAATCAGCAAGAGGCTGGGTGATGGCTATGAAGTAGGCAATTGGACTGAGCAATTTGGCCCCTTTTTCCAGGCCGTCAAGATGGAAAAAACCATGATGTTTCTCATCCTGCTGCTCATCATCGCCGTGGCTGCGTTTAATCTGGTCTCGTCCCTGGTCATGGTGGTCAATGACAAGCAGGCAGAAATCGCCATCTTACGAACCATTGGCGCTACGCCATCGATGATCCTTAAAATTTTTATCGTCCAGGGCTTGATGGTCGGGGTTGTCGGCACCTTGCTGGGACTTATCGGGGGTATTATTTTAGCCAGTAATGCCACAGCCATTGTGAATCACCTGCAATCACTTTTCCATGTTCAGGTCTTGTCGTCCAGTATTTATTTTGTCGATTACCTTCCTTCAAAAATCATGTGGGTCGATCTGGTGCAGATTTGCGGTTTGGCGTTATTAATGAGCTTTATCGCCACCATTTACCCGGCCTGGCGTGCGTCCAGAACCGTTATTGCGGAGGCTTTGCATTATGAGTGA